The following are encoded together in the Rhineura floridana isolate rRhiFlo1 chromosome 21, rRhiFlo1.hap2, whole genome shotgun sequence genome:
- the GAS2L2 gene encoding GAS2-like protein 2 yields MPGMQETRMKSIRLYKTSEQYLYAMKEDLAEWLKELYDLDIDVGSFLEVLETGILLCHHANSTTQVAHDFKQRYPGLGNNLQLPMCQVTCNDLAQPGTFQARDNVSNYIQWCRKEMGIQEVLMFETEDLVLRKNEKNFVLCLLEVARRAARFGMSAPTLVQLEEEIEEEIREDLNLPPEETPLPRARRKPDNFRNLDQMVQNLVSCCTCPVQFSMTKVSEGKYRVGDSSALIFVRILRNHVMVRVGGGWDTLEHYLDKHDPCRCTSLSHKQALKMGSPQKVQATQVQHEITARLTPRKNNPHKPQPALIVTRSQSPLPPVEWRTYTLHSQGTGGKVPPSSSSPPNNGGRSDRKTAGLLISPEPSEHRRVPSIRVRERSVTPVRKLSAPEERPGSKLALSAQSGREACCVLFQQNGNMENNLHVQQPLLEPQRGWSPNRVQMLAPQKQKPERLALPGTVARRDAVIRLPGKFQQEMNGPQTRSSSPTKSFQAPYQQPAKALMESSVGPQGGVTGNGWRKDLIARRSPSPIKHVCLVQKENGSPKTSGKVVPTSRRPPALSKSYQETFCLRNGGNNLDKGPASLHSKGLLKNEAALQRERDKMGNLEESIVRLSDSSGDGIGQLTLGPKMKGSRTSLGQESIPGSPCKDDQKSYEDTKEPAGEKERVYTPLPINLAEEQALYRSLEDEILANIRELEEVSEGSYLSRGPQSEGFGMDHDRGRDCMALSPNGQKSFTPTLSPLQNTTIRTSVSGEGVPRSGVYVPKREVRWLGTAGLHYDSVIQELSMTLNQERAGTEESLPLLSRSLVNGNQAEKTFLGRQGAPEENCVAPEMEDEEPSHTVHEAQAEVNTNGGNSQEVPDGVFDSPESLTAPGDTKLPQSKLRRSLKKPERVPSIYKLKLRPKIRPRRDNRPEKRPSKIPTPVACRHAQRGSRVKGQAKAHSTKSQTPDGPVSGRQNNSGNTGSEGRAVLSEYSPSSKQDGDPGRKTTMTEGKMEVSDEEESWV; encoded by the exons AGGATTTGGCGGAGTGGCTCAAGGAACTCTATGATCTGGACATCGACGTGGGGTCCTTTCTGGAAGTCCTGGAGACGGGGATCTTGCTTTGCCACCATGCCAATAGCACCACCCAAGTGGCTCATGACTTCAAGCAGAGGTACCCGGGTCTGGGCAACAATCTCCAGCTGCCCATGTGTCAGGTGACTTGCAATGACTTGGCCCAGCCGGGGACATTCCAAGCCAGAGACAACGTGTCCAACTACATTCAGTGGTGCCGGAAGGAGATGGGCATTCAAG AAGTCCTGATGTTTGAGACGGAGGACCTGGTCTTGCGCAAAAATGAAAAGAACTTTGTCCTCTGCCTCTTGGAGGTGGCCCGGCGAGCCGCCCGCTTCGGCATGAGCGCCCCCACCCTCGTCCAACTGGAGGAGGAGATCGAGGAGGAGATCCGCGAGGACTTGAACCTGCCGCCAGAGGAGACGCCCCTCCCCAGGGCCCGGAGGAAGCCTGACAACTTCAGGAACCTGGACCAGATG GTCCAGAACCTCGTCAGCTGTTGCACCTGCCCCGTTCAGTTCTCTATGACCAAAGTCTCCGAAGGGAAGTACCGCGTGGGCGATTCGAGCGCGCTCATTTTTGTTAGG ATCCTGCGGAATCATGTGATGGTCCGAGTGGGCGGTGGCTGGGACACCCTGGAACACTACTTGGATAAGCACGATCCCTGCCGATGCACCTCGCTCT CTCACAAACAAGCCTTGAAGATGGGCAGTCCTCAGAAGGTTCAAGCCACGCAGGTCCAACACGAGATCACAGCCCGCTTAACGCCCAGGAAAAACAACCCCCACAAGCCCCAGCCTGCTTTAATTGTCACCCGGTCCCAAAGCCCACTGCCCCCAGTGGAGTGGAGGACCTATACGCTCCACAGCCAAGGCACAGGGGGGAAGGTTCCACCTTCATCTTCATCACCACCAAACAACGGTGGTCGCAGTGACAGGAAAACGGCAGGCCTGCTGATCTCCCCGGAGCCCTCGGAACATCGCAGGGTCCCTTCAATCAG GGTGAGGGAACGCTCTGTTACTCCAGTCCGGAAGTTGTCAGCCCCTGAAGAGAGACCCGGATCCAAGCTAGCTCTCTCGGCACAGAGTGGAAGAGAGGCCTGTTGTGTCCTGttccagcagaatggaaacatggAGAACAACTTGCATGTTCAGCAACCTCTTCTGGAGCCACAACGTGGATGGTCACCCAACAGAGTCCAGATGCTGGCTCCTCAGAAACAGAAACCAGAGAGGCTGGCACTGCCTGGAACCGTTGCAAGGAGGGATGCAGTGATTCGGCTACCAGGAAAGTTCCAGCAAGAAATGAATGGCCCACAGACTCGTTCATCTAGCCCAACCAAGTCCTTCCAGGCACCTTACCAACAGCCTGCCAAGGCCCTGATGGAAAGCTCAGTGGGACCGCAAGGAGGGGTTACTGGAAATGGATGGAGGAAGGACTTGATAGCCCGGCGATCACCCTCTCCAATAAAACACGTGTGTCTGGTTCAGAAAGAGAATGGCAGCCCCAAGACCTCAGGTAAAGTTGTTCCAACTTCCAGAAGGCCTCCAGCTCTTAGTAAGAGCTATCAGGAGACCTTCTGCCTTAGAAATGGGGGTAATAACTTGGACAAAGGCCCAGCCAGCTTGCACAGCAAAGGACTGCTCAAGAATGAGGCTGCTCTTCAGAGAGAACGGGACAAGATGGGCAATCTGGAAGAATCAATTGTCAGGCTTTCTGATAGCTCAGGGGATGGAATTGGCCAATTGACCTTGGGACCAAAAATGAAAGGCAGCAGGACATCATTGGGGCAAGAGAGCATTCCAGGAAGCCCTTGTAAGGATGATCAAAAGAGTTATGAAGACACTAAGGAACCTGCAGGGGAAAAGGAACGTGTCTATACACCGCTGCCTATTAACCTAGCTGAAGAGCAAGCTTTGTATAGGAGCCTAGAGGATGAGATTTTGGCCAATATCAGGGAGCTGGAGGAAGTCTCTGAAGGCAGCTACCTTTCTAGAGGACCTCAGTCGGAAGGGTTTGGAATGGACCATGATCGAGGGAGAGACTGTATGGCCTTATCCCCTAATGGGCAGAAGTCATTCACACCCACCCTGTCCCCTTTGCAGAACACCACAATCAGGACCTCAGTCTCTGGGGAAGGTGTGCCTCGGAGTGGAGTGTATGTGCCCAAAAGAGAGGTGAGATGGCTGGGCACAGCTGGGCTGCACTATGACAGTGTGATCCAAGAGCTCTCCATGACACTCAACCAGGAACGCGCGGGGACTGAGGAAAGTTTGCCTCTGTTGAGTCGTTCTCTGGTGAATGGAAACCAAGCTGAAAAGACATTTCTGGGGAGACAGGGAGCTCCTGAGGAGAACTGTGTAGCCCCTGAAATGGAAGATGAAGAACCATCTCACACAGTCCATGAAGCTCAAGCAGAAGTCAACACAAATGGTGGAAACTCTCAAGAAGTGCCAGATGGAGTCTTTGATTCTCCAGAGAGTCTTACCGCTCCTGGGGACACAAAACTGCCTCAGAGTAAGCTGAGGCGGTCTCTGAAGAAACCGGAGCGCGTGCCCTCCATTTACAAGCTGAAGCTGCGCCCCAAAATCCGACCACGCAGAGACAACAGGCCGGAAAAGAGGCCTTCAAAGATTCCCACTCCGGTTGCATGCAGACACGCCCAGAGAGGGTCCCGTGTTAAGGGCCAGGCAAAAGCCCACAGCACCAAATCCCAGACCCCAGATGGCCCAGTTAGTGGGAGGCAAAATAACTCAGGGAACACTGGGTCTGAAGGCCGGGCTGTGCTTTCTGAGTACAGCCCATCCTCCAAGCAAGATGGGGATCCTGGGAGGAAAACAACCATGACAGAGGGGAAAATGGAGGTGTCAGATGAAGAGGAATCCTGGGTGTGA